A region from the Hippoglossus hippoglossus isolate fHipHip1 chromosome 18, fHipHip1.pri, whole genome shotgun sequence genome encodes:
- the LOC117779312 gene encoding immunoglobulin lambda-1 light chain-like isoform X2 has product MMTSPKFVLYLTCFFLGKMVQMHHFILSHQDSGFISADVGDNLTFQCFYEGDDNRMYWYKQTPGQKPRIISMMYKFSKDFPLLNEFKDNRRFTVETIHNVTRLNISDLQLSDSATYYCSKSRSFVFEFMEGVTVSVKGSGSNIQALVHQSESIQPGGSVTLSCTVHTGTCDGEHSVYWFKNSEEPQPGLIYTHGDRNDQCKRKPDTQTNTCFYNLSMERRNRSHAGTYYCAVAACGNIVFGDGTKLEFDGEVNWLVYFLSGALGFTISLLLAVLLYKINKRRCWRCSESRTQPSSPSTTNAEGNQHADDLHYAALNVNVASRSRRQRDNTNDQCLYSSVKL; this is encoded by the exons ATGATGACATCTCCCAAGTTCGTTCTCTACCTGACATGTTTCTTCTTGGGGAAAATgg ttCAGATGCATCATTTTATCTTGTCTCATCAAGACAGTGGATTTATATCAGCTGATGTTGGAGACAACTTGACTTTCCAGTGTTTCTATGAGGGGGATGACAATAGGATGTATTggtacaaacaaacaccaggACAGAAACCTCGAATTATCTCAATGATGTACAAATTCTCTAAGGATTTTCCGTTATTGAATGAATTCAAGGACAATCGACGCTTCACTGTGGAAACTATTCATAATGTGACTCGCCTAAATATCTCAGATCTGCAGCTTTCAGACTCAGCTACTTACTACTGTTCAAAGAGTCGttcatttgtgtttgagttCATGGAGGGCGTCACTGTCAGTGTGAAAGGTTCAGGGTCTAACATCCAGGCTCTGGTGCATCAGTCTGAGAGCATCCAGCCAGGAGGCTCTGTGACTCTCAGCTGTACAGTTCACACTGGGACCTGTGATGGAGAACACAGTGTTTACTGGTTCAAGAACTCTGAAGAACCTCAGCCAGGACTCATTTACACCCACGGAGACAGGAACGATCAGTGCAAGAGGAAacctgacacacagacaaacacctgTTTCTACAACTTGTCAATGGAGAGACGGAACCGTTCTCATGCTGGGACCTACTACTGTGCTGTCGCTGCATGTGGAAACATTGTGTTTGGAGACGGGACCAAGCTGGAGTTTGACG GTGAAGTGAACTGGCTGGTGTATTTCCTGAGTGGAGCTTTGGGATTCACCATCAGCCTTTTGCTGGCTGTGTTACTGTACAAGATAAACAAGAGAAGATGCTGGAGATGTTCAG AGTCTCGTACACAACCATCATCTCCCTCCACAACAAATGCAGAG GGCAACCAACATGCAGATGACCTCCATTACGCTGCGTTAAATGTGAACGTGGCCAGCAGATCAAGACGACAGAGGGACAACACAAACGATCAATGTTTGTACTCAAGTGTTAAACTgtag
- the LOC117779312 gene encoding immunoglobulin kappa light chain-like isoform X1: MMTSPKFVLYLTCFFLGKMVQMHHVVLSHQVSGFISADVGDNLTLQCSYEERDNRMYWYKQTPGQKPRIISKIYRSLKSLSLENEFKDNQRFTVETNDVVSYLNISDLQLSDSATYYCSKREIYVFEFMESITVSVKGSGSNIQALVHHSESIQPGGSVTLSCTVHTGTCDGEHSVYWFKNSEEPQPGLIYTHGDRNDQCERKPDTQTHSCVYNLSMERLNRSHAGTYYCAVSACGHIVFGDGTKLEFDDEVNWLVYFLSGALGFTISLLLAVLLYKINKRRCWRCSESRTQPSSPSTTNAEGNQHADDLHYAALNVNVSSRSRRQRDNTNDQCLYSSVKL; the protein is encoded by the exons ATGATGACATCTCCCAAGTTCGTTCTCTACCTGACATGTTTCTTCTTGGGGAAAATgg ttCAGATGCATCATGTTGTCTTGTCTCATCAAGTCAGTGGATTTATATCAGCTGATGTTGGAGACAACTTGACTTTGCAGTGTTCATATGAGGAGAGGGACAATAGGATGTATTggtacaaacaaacaccaggACAGAAACCTCGAATTATCTCAAAGATCTACAGATCCCTTAAAAGTCTTTCGTTAGAGAATGAATTCAAGGACAATCAACGCTTCACTGTGGAAACTAATGATGTTGTGAGTTACCTAAATATCTCAGATCTGCAGCTTTCAGACTCAGCTACTTACTACTGTTCAAAGAGAGAGATATATGTGTTTGAGTTTATGGAGAGCATCACTGTCAGTGTGAAAGGTTCAGGGTCTAACATCCAGGCTCTGGTGCATCATTCTGAGAGCATCCAGCCAGGAGGCTCTGTGACTCTCAGCTGTACAGTTCACACTGGGACCTGTGATGGAGAACACAGTGTTTACTGGTTCAAGAACTCTGAAGAACCTCAGCCAGGACTCATTTACACCCACGGAGACAGGAACGATCAGTGTGAGAGGAAacccgacacacagacacacagctgtgtCTACAACTTGTCAATGGAGAGACTGAACCGTTCTCATGCTGGGACCTACTACTGTGCTGTCTCTGCATGTGGACACATTGTGTTTGGAGACGGGACCAAGCTGGAGTTTGATG ATGAAGTGAACTGGCTGGTGTATTTCCTGAGTGGAGCTTTGGGATTCACCATCAGCCTTTTGCTGGCTGTGTTACTGTACAAGATAAACAAGAGAAGATGCTGGAGATGTTCAG AGTCTCGTACACAACCATCATCTCCCTCCACAACAAATGCAGAG GGCAACCAACATGCAGATGACCTCCATTACGCTGCGTTAAATGTGAACGTGTCCAGCAGATCAAGACGACAGAGGGACAACACAAACGATCAATGTTTGTACTCAAGTGTTAAACTgtag
- the LOC117779313 gene encoding uncharacterized protein LOC117779313, whose protein sequence is MMTSPKFVLYLTCFFLGKMVQMHHVVLSHQGSVFKSVNVGDNLTLQCSYEERDDKMYWYKQTPGQKPRIISMMNRATKSLSLVNEFQDNQRFTLETNDVVNQLNISDLQLSDSATYYCSKGNIYVFEFTEGVTVSVKGSGSNIQAQVHQSESIQPGGSVTLSCTVHTGTCDGEHSVYWVKNSEEPQPGLIYTHGDRNDQCERKPDTQTHTCVYNLSMERLNRSHAGTYYCAVAACGHIVFGDGTKLEFDGEVNWLVYFLSGALGFTISLLLAVLLYKINKRRCWRCSESRTQPSSPSTTNAEGNQHADDLHYAAVNVNVASRSRRQRDNTNDQCLYSSVKL, encoded by the exons ATGATGACATCTCCCAAGTTCGTTCTCTACCTGACATGTTTCTTCTTGGGGAAAATgg ttCAGATGCATCATGTTGTCTTGTCTCATCAAGGCAGCGTATTTAAATCAGTTAATGTTGGAGACAACTTGACTTTGCAGTGTTCCTATGAAGAGAGGGACGATAAGATGTATTggtacaaacaaacaccaggACAGAAACCTCGAATTATATCAATGATGAACAGAGCCACTAAAAGTCTTTCATTAGTAAATGAATTTCAGGACAATCAACGCTTCACTCTGGAAACTAATGATGTTGTGAATCAACTAAATATCTCAGATCTGCAGCTTTCAGACTCAGCTACTTACTACTGTTCAAAGGGtaatatatatgtgtttgaGTTTACGGAGGGCGTCACTGTCAGTGTGAAAGGTTCAGGGTCTAACATCCAGGCTCAGGTGCATCAGTCTGAGAGCATCCAGCCAGGAGGCTCTGTGACTCTCAGCTGTACAGTTCACACTGGGACCTGTGATGGAGAACACAGTGTTTACTGGGTCAAGAACTCTGAAGAACCTCAGCCAGGACTCATTTACACCCACGGAGACAGGAACGATCAGTGTGAGAGGAAacccgacacacagacacacacctgtgtcTACAACTTGTCAATGGAGAGACTGAACCGTTCTCATGCTGGGACCTACTACTGTGCTGTCGCTGCATGTGGACACATTGTGTTTGGAGACGGGACCAAGCTGGAGTTTGACG GTGAAGTGAACTGGCTGGTGTATTTCCTGAGTGGAGCTTTGGGATTCACCATCAGCCTTTTGCTGGCTGTGTTACTGTACAAGATAAACAAGAGAAGATGCTGGAGATGTTCAG AGTCTCGTACACAACCATCATCTCCCTCCACAACAAATGCAGAG GGCAACCAACATGCAGATGACCTCCATTACGCTGCAGTAAATGTGAACGTGGCCAGCAGATCAAGACGACAGAGGGACAACACAAACGATCAATGTTTGTACTCAAGTGTTAAACTgtag
- the LOC117779311 gene encoding uncharacterized protein LOC117779311, producing the protein MMTSPKFVLYLTCFFLGKMVQMHHVVLSHQVSGFISADVGDNLTFQCFYEERDNKMYWYKQTPGQKPRIISMTYKFSKDCPLLNEFEDNQRFTVETNDVVSQLNISDLQLSDSATYYCSKGNIYKYEFMEGVTVSVKGSGSNIQALVHQSESIQPGGSVTLSCTVHTGTCDGEHSVYWVKNSEEPQPGLIYTHGDRNDQCERKPDTQTNTCVYNLSMERLNRSHAGTYYCAVSACGHIVFGDGTKLEFDDEVNWLVYFLSGALGFTISLLLAVLLYKINKRRCWRCSESRTQPSSPSTTNAEGNQHADDLHYAAVNVNVASRPRRQRDNTNDQCLYSSVKL; encoded by the exons ATGATGACATCTCCCAAGTTCGTTCTCTACCTGACATGTTTCTTCTTGGGGAAAATgg ttCAGATGCATCATGTTGTCTTGTCTCATCAAGTCAGTGGATTTATATCAGCTGATGTTGGAGACAACTTGACTTTCCAGTGTTTCTATGAGGAGAGggacaataaaatgtattggtacaaacaaacaccaggACAGAAACCTCGAATTATCTCAATGACGTACAAATTCTCGAAAGATTGTCCATTATTGAATGAATTTGAGGACAATCAACGCTTCACTGTGGAAACTAATGATGTTGTGAGTCAACTAAATATCTCAGATCTGCAGCTTTCAGACTCAGCTACTTACTACTGTTCAAAGGGTAATATATATAAGTATGAGTTTATGGAGGGCGTCACTGTCAGTGTGAAAGGTTCAGGGTCTAACATCCAGGCTCTGGTGCATCAGTCTGAGAGCATCCAGCCAGGAGGCTCTGTGACTCTCAGCTGTACAGTTCACACTGGGACCTGTGATGGAGAACACAGTGTTTACTGGGTCAAGAACTCTGAAGAACCTCAGCCAGGACTCATTTACACCCACGGAGACAGGAACGATCAGTGTGAGAGGAAacccgacacacagacaaacacctgTGTCTACAACTTGTCAATGGAGAGACTGAACCGTTCTCATGCTGGGACCTACTACTGTGCTGTCTCTGCATGTGGACACATTGTGTTTGGAGACGGGACCAAGCTGGAGTTTGATG ATGAAGTGAACTGGCTGGTGTATTTCCTGAGTGGAGCTTTGGGATTCACCATCAGCCTTTTGCTGGCTGTGTTACTGTACAAGATAAACAAGAGAAGATGCTGGAGATGTTCAG AGTCTCGTACACAACCATCATCTCCCTCCACAACAAATGCAGAG GGCAACCAACATGCAGATGACCTCCATTACGCTGCAGTAAATGTGAACGTGGCCAGCAGACCAAGACGACAGAGGGACAACACAAACGATCAATGTTTGTACTCAAGTGTTAAACTgtag